The Trichosurus vulpecula isolate mTriVul1 chromosome 3, mTriVul1.pri, whole genome shotgun sequence genome includes a window with the following:
- the ADRA2B gene encoding alpha-2B adrenergic receptor, with translation MDSPEPYSVQATAAIAAVITFLILFTIFGNALVILAVLTSRSLRAPQNLFLVSLAAADILVATLIIPFSLANELLGYWYFRHTWCEVYLALDVLFCTSSIVHLCAISLDRYWSVSRALEYNSKRTPRRIKGIILTVWLIAAFISLPPLIYKGDKGKKPGGRPQCKLNEEAWYILSSSIGSFFAPCLIMILVYLRIYLIAKRRNRQGPHGKRALGDGDTGPSGPGGASAISKLPPSVLSAVGEANGHSKPPGERERGEQIGDPPSTPPNQSSVGPEDGSHRQEEEEEEDEEEEECGPPALPTSSSPQGTSNFQPPQGSQMLATLRGQVLLARQPASLGLQPWRRRTQMNREKRFTFVLAVVIGVFVLCWFPFFFSYSLGAICPQHCKVPHGLFQFFFWIGYCNSSLNPVIYTIFNQDFRRAFRRILCRQWTQTAW, from the coding sequence ATGGATAGCCCAGAGCCCTACTCTGTGCAGGCCACTGCGGCCATCGCAGCCGTCATCACCTTTCTCATCCTTTTCACCATCTTTGGCAATGCACTAGTCATCCTGGCGGTGTTGACTAGCCGCTCCCTTCGAGCCCCACAGAACTtgttcctggtttccctggctgcAGCTGACATATTGGTGGCCACCCTCATCATACCCTTCTCACTGGCCAATGAACTGCTGGGATACTGGTACTTCCGACACACCTGGTGTGAGGTCTACCTGGCCTTGGATGTCCTTTTCTGCACCTCCTCCATCGTGCACCTTTGTGCCATCAGCCTGGACCGCTACTGGTCAGTGAGCCGTGCCCTGGAGTACAACTCCAAGAGGACCCCCCGAAGGATTAAGGGCATCATTCTCACTGTCTGGCTTATTGCTGCCTTCATCTCACTGCCTCCACTCATCTACAAGGGTGACAAGGGCAAGAAACCTGGAGGCCGGCCGCAGTGTAAGCTTAATGAGGAGGCCTGGTACATCCTCTCCTCCAGTATCGGTTCCTTCTTTGCACCCTGCCTCATCATGATCCTGGTCTACTTGCGGATCTACCTAATTGCCAAGCGCCGCAACCGCCAGGGGCCCCATGGCAAGCGGGCCCTTGGTGATGGGGACACTGGGCCTTCTGGCCCTGGTGGGGCATCTGCAATATCTAAGCTACCACCTTCTGTTCTCTCAGCTGTGGGTGAGGCCAATGGACATTCCAAGCCtcctggggagagagagagaggggaacagATTGGAGACCCACCTTCTACACCTCCCAACCAGAGCTCTGTGGGGCCAGAGGATGGCAGTCAtaggcaggaggaagaagaggaagaagacgaagaagaagaagagtgtGGGCCTCCAGCCCTTCcaacttcctcctctccccaaggAACCTCAAACTTTCAGCCTCCCCAGGGCTCCCAGATGTTGGCCACACTCAGGGGCCAGGTGCTCTTGGCCCGACAACCTGCCTCCCTGGGGCTGCAGCCATGGAGGCGTAGGACCCAGATGAACAGAGAAAAGCGTTTCACCTTCGTGCTGGCTGTAGTGATCGGAGTCTTCGTCCTCTGCTGGTTCCCTTTCTTCTTCAGCTATAGCCTAGGAGCCATCTGCCCCCAACACTGCAAGGTCCCTCATggccttttccagttctttttctggattggTTATTGCAACAGCTCCCTCAACCCTGTCATCTATACAATTTTCAACCAGGATTTCCGCAGGGCCTTCCGCAGGATCCTTTGCCGCCAATGGACTCAGACAGCTTGGTGA